One region of Passer domesticus isolate bPasDom1 chromosome 19, bPasDom1.hap1, whole genome shotgun sequence genomic DNA includes:
- the LOC135283715 gene encoding polyamine-modulated factor 1-binding protein 1-like produces MVSQHQEEIEKLKAGQRHVSEEMKKVLMSRDQDMTLIQDLREEVDKIKTTQLLMEGDIKKLKESLALMKKLEEDLKKLREDIAKWKEESSKEISQQIEALRQETRRELQKMGEQQERRNAMLEQMLNETADQLNEQDQELRQQMEAKFLEIQKDFEKLNFTSKSLQKDSQQKQRDIEVCG; encoded by the exons ATGGTTTCCCAGCATCAAGAGGAGATTGAAAAGTTAAAGGCTGGCCAGCGTCATGTGTCggaggaaatgaagaaggtCCTGATGTCGCGggaccag GACATGACTCTCATCCAGGATCTGCGTGAGGAGGTTGACAAGATAAAGacaacacagctcctcatggaAGGAGACATAAAGAAGCTTAAGGAGTCTCTTGCCTTA atgaagaagctggaggaagaccttaaaaagctgagggaggatatagccaagtggaaagaagagagcagcaAGGAGATCTCTCAGCAAATTGA ggctttgcGGCAGGAGACAAGgcgtgagctgcagaagatgggagagcagcaggagaggaggaatgccatgctggagcagatgctgaatgagacagccgaccagctgaatgagcag gatcaggagctgagacagcaaatggaagccaagtttttggagatccaaaaagactttgagaaacTCAACTTTACATCAAAGAGCCTCCAAAAGGACTCTCAACAAAAGCAGAGGGATATCGAGGTGTGTGGCTGA